The Hemibagrus wyckioides isolate EC202008001 linkage group LG25, SWU_Hwy_1.0, whole genome shotgun sequence genome has a segment encoding these proteins:
- the LOC131345850 gene encoding uncharacterized protein LOC131345850, with translation MSSSMDDDCPVCQGPLQNPSQPVPCCKKVFCQSCLRQAVLARPRCPYCRSPINDTAALAFRSAVCVYGQPGTRASLQTARTVSPNIQALLGLLNASTRASQAASAPNVSSLTSNADVQPAGHSTLRPHPVPRPRRQVNIQAAPAAVITPPPNPVSIPAITSPPPVIQLDDLDDLNWEDVPNDEMDTGSLDTGYITRTYNCPYCQIGNLDDLELRDHCNNNHLCDSRRVVCPVCVSLPHGNPTYCSRDFIGHLNLRHGYYIADITNVHQNDYVNLQDAIMRSIQQT, from the exons ATGAGCAGCAGCATGGACGACGACTGCCCTGTGTGTCAGGGCCCTTTACAGAATCCTTCACAGCCGGTTCCTTGCTGTAAAAAAGT atTTTGTCAGTCTTGCCTAAGACAGGCAGTTTTAGCACGACCCAGGTGTCCATACTGCAGGAGCCCCATAAATGACACTGCCGCTCTTGCATTTAGG TCTGCCGTATGTGTCTACGGACAGCCCGGTACCCGTGCTTCACTTCAGACAGCACGAACTGTTTCCCCCAATATACAGGC TCTCCTCGGCCTGCTTAATGCAAGTACCCGGGCTTCACAGGCAGCCAGCGCTCCAAATGTCAGTTCGCTAACTTCGAACGCTGACGTACAACCTGCTGGCCATTCTACTCTCAGACCTCATCCAGTTCCCAGACCACGGCGCCAAGTCAATATTCAAGCAGCTCCTGCTGCAGTGATCACCCCACCACCAAATCCAGTCAGCATCCCAGCAATCACCAGTCCTCCGCCAGTCATCCAGTTAGATGATCTTGATGACCT AAACTGGGAGGATGTTCCAAATGATGAAATGGATACTGGATCTCTGGATACTGG ATACATCACGAGAACATATAATTGTCCGTACTGTCAGATAGGCAACCTGGATGACCTGGAGCTGCGTGATCACTGCAACAACAACCATCTCTGTGACAGCAGACGAGTG GtttgcccagtgtgtgtgtcactgccGCATGGCAACCCGACTTACTGCAGCAGGGATTTCATCGGCCATCTCAACCTCCGCCACGGATACTACATTGCTGACATAACT AATGTCCACCAGAACGACTATGTTAACTTGCAGGATGCCATAATGAGATCAATACAACAAACATAA